In Oryzihumus leptocrescens, the following are encoded in one genomic region:
- a CDS encoding MaoC/PaaZ C-terminal domain-containing protein, with the protein MAEDTRILSLSRPPSLAVLFARAALTARGRGGTLPELEVLRAGVRVDRSHLAAYDRVCGFTLHDTLPATYPHVLVFPLQVALMAEPGFPLALPGLVHVRQRIAQYRPVDAGEALDLRATATGLRPHPRGAQVDLVGEARSGDELVWEGHSTYLSRGATAPPGDAAPEAPLDVDVDSLRHPTARWRVPADQGRRYAAVSGDVNPIHLNPLAAKAFGFPRAIAHGMWTMAHTLASVDARLPERYAADVVFRAPVLLPSTVDLLTSPVGPGGWDLVVRSADLEHLRGTVRPGEPGRRGPARSALTPSGAARQTARWPR; encoded by the coding sequence ATGGCCGAGGACACCAGGATCCTGTCCCTGAGCCGGCCCCCCAGCCTGGCCGTGCTCTTCGCCCGGGCGGCGCTGACCGCGCGGGGGCGCGGCGGCACCCTGCCCGAGCTGGAGGTGCTGCGGGCCGGGGTGCGGGTCGACCGGAGCCACCTCGCGGCATACGACCGGGTCTGCGGGTTCACCCTGCACGACACGCTGCCCGCGACCTACCCGCACGTGCTGGTCTTCCCGCTGCAGGTCGCCCTCATGGCCGAGCCCGGTTTCCCGCTGGCGCTCCCCGGCCTGGTGCACGTGCGCCAGCGCATCGCGCAGTACCGGCCCGTCGACGCCGGGGAGGCGCTGGACCTGCGCGCGACGGCGACCGGCCTGCGCCCCCACCCCAGGGGCGCGCAGGTCGACCTCGTCGGAGAGGCCCGGTCCGGCGATGAGCTGGTCTGGGAAGGCCACAGCACGTACCTGTCCCGCGGCGCCACGGCGCCACCCGGTGACGCCGCCCCCGAGGCGCCCCTGGACGTCGACGTGGACAGCCTCAGGCACCCCACCGCCAGATGGCGGGTCCCAGCGGACCAGGGCCGGCGCTACGCGGCGGTCAGCGGGGACGTCAACCCGATCCACCTGAACCCGTTGGCCGCCAAGGCGTTCGGCTTCCCGCGGGCCATCGCCCACGGCATGTGGACGATGGCCCATACCTTGGCCTCCGTCGACGCGCGGCTGCCGGAGCGGTATGCCGCGGACGTCGTCTTCCGGGCGCCGGTGCTGCTGCCCTCGACGGTCGACCTGCTGACCTCCCCGGTCGGGCCTGGGGGCTGGGACCTGGTGGTGCGCTCGGCCGACCTGGAGCATCTGCGCGGGACCGTGCGCCCGGGTGAGCCCGGACGCCGCGGTCCCGCCCGCAGCGCGCTCACACCATCAGGCGCAGCTCGGCAAACTGCGAGATGGCCACGCTGA
- a CDS encoding arylsulfatase, translating into MREPDRTTLPLTTPPFEGRANRTLRGSTPDWDLIRHPEPPQGAPNVLLVLIDDAGFGNPSTFGGPIQTPNYTRLAEAGLRYNRFHVTALCSPTRAALLTARNNHAVGFGSVGEFSSGFPGYTAMVPLECAPLPRILRDNGYSTAAFGKWHLTPDGQQGPAGPLGRWPTGWGFDYFYGFLGGDSGQWDPCLAENQKIIGTPADYGDEEHPYYLPDAMADRTIEWLHGVRGQDARKPFFVYFSTGCSHAPHHVASEWADRYKGQFDQGWDRLREEVFARQKELGVVPEDAELTARDEAFPAWDDVPPRLKAFYARQMEVYAGYSENADHNVGRVIDAIEELGELDNTLVIWIWGDNGASMEGTITGSFNEMTMQNGIPLTDEMQLQLSERYGGEESWGAPIMDPHYSAAWAWAGNTPFKWGKQVGSHLGGTRNPMVIHWPEHIVDPGGLRSQFTHVTDVGATILDIAGIPAPSRVDGIEQEPLHGFTFADSLLDASAPDRHTQQYFETIGNRAMYKDGGWLAMKTPRIPWVLTPEALRPYAPDVWDPDGDPAELYYLPDDFTQAHDLAADHPDKVQELRKLFWKEAERYKVLPLLATLSAFFGITPPLEATGKIEFRGDVQNVAPGMIPRIYNRSYAISADLVIPPDGAEGVIVAEADHLGGFSLFVDGGRLTHTYSMMGVFVYRQQADVPLPTGEVSVRMEFAADAAKPATGGQVTLFMNDTPVGGGRMEHTVPMRFSAYAGMDIGRDNGGVVDLSYADRRPFAFTGTIKKVAFDVKPHRRARDEQAIHTVAHHAHAAHGLSS; encoded by the coding sequence ATGCGTGAGCCCGACCGCACGACCCTGCCGTTGACCACGCCGCCGTTCGAGGGAAGGGCGAACCGCACTCTTCGCGGTTCCACACCCGACTGGGACCTGATCCGTCACCCGGAGCCCCCGCAGGGCGCGCCGAACGTGCTGCTGGTGCTGATCGACGACGCCGGGTTCGGGAACCCGAGCACCTTCGGGGGACCGATACAGACGCCGAACTACACCCGGCTCGCCGAAGCCGGGCTGCGCTACAACCGGTTCCACGTCACCGCACTGTGCTCCCCCACCCGGGCCGCGCTGCTGACCGCGCGGAACAACCACGCCGTCGGCTTCGGCTCCGTCGGTGAGTTCTCCAGCGGGTTCCCCGGCTACACCGCCATGGTGCCGCTGGAGTGTGCCCCGCTGCCGCGCATCCTGCGCGACAACGGCTACAGCACGGCCGCCTTCGGCAAGTGGCACCTCACCCCGGACGGTCAGCAGGGACCCGCCGGCCCGCTGGGGCGCTGGCCGACCGGATGGGGCTTCGACTACTTCTACGGCTTCCTCGGGGGCGACTCCGGGCAGTGGGACCCCTGCCTGGCCGAGAACCAGAAGATCATCGGGACCCCGGCGGACTACGGCGACGAGGAGCACCCTTACTACCTGCCGGATGCGATGGCCGACAGGACGATCGAGTGGCTGCACGGGGTGCGCGGCCAGGACGCTCGCAAGCCGTTCTTCGTCTACTTCTCCACCGGATGCAGCCACGCCCCTCACCACGTCGCCTCCGAGTGGGCTGACCGGTACAAGGGGCAGTTCGACCAGGGGTGGGACCGGTTGCGCGAAGAGGTCTTTGCGCGCCAGAAGGAGCTCGGCGTCGTTCCCGAGGATGCCGAGCTCACGGCACGGGACGAGGCCTTCCCGGCATGGGACGACGTTCCCCCACGGCTCAAGGCCTTCTACGCACGCCAGATGGAGGTCTACGCCGGGTACTCGGAGAACGCCGACCACAACGTCGGCCGGGTCATCGACGCGATCGAGGAGCTGGGCGAGCTCGACAACACCCTGGTCATCTGGATCTGGGGGGACAACGGCGCCAGCATGGAGGGCACCATCACCGGCTCGTTCAACGAGATGACGATGCAGAACGGCATCCCGCTCACCGACGAGATGCAGCTGCAGCTCTCCGAACGCTACGGCGGCGAGGAGTCCTGGGGTGCCCCGATCATGGACCCGCACTACTCGGCGGCCTGGGCGTGGGCGGGGAACACCCCGTTCAAGTGGGGCAAGCAGGTCGGCTCTCACCTGGGCGGCACCCGCAACCCGATGGTCATCCACTGGCCGGAGCACATCGTCGACCCGGGCGGCCTGCGCTCCCAGTTCACCCACGTCACCGATGTCGGTGCGACGATCCTCGACATCGCCGGCATCCCCGCCCCGTCCCGGGTGGACGGGATCGAGCAGGAACCGCTGCACGGCTTCACCTTCGCCGACTCGCTGCTCGACGCGTCCGCGCCCGACCGGCACACCCAGCAGTACTTCGAGACGATCGGCAACCGGGCCATGTACAAGGACGGCGGGTGGCTGGCGATGAAGACGCCCCGCATCCCGTGGGTGCTCACCCCCGAGGCGCTGCGGCCCTACGCACCGGACGTGTGGGACCCCGACGGCGACCCGGCCGAGCTGTACTACCTGCCCGACGACTTCACGCAGGCCCACGACCTGGCCGCCGACCACCCGGACAAGGTCCAGGAGCTCAGGAAGCTGTTCTGGAAGGAGGCCGAGCGCTACAAGGTGCTCCCGCTGCTGGCCACCCTGTCGGCGTTCTTCGGCATCACCCCGCCGCTCGAGGCGACCGGCAAGATCGAGTTCCGCGGTGATGTGCAGAACGTCGCGCCCGGCATGATCCCCCGCATCTACAACCGTTCCTACGCGATCAGCGCAGACCTCGTCATACCGCCCGACGGCGCCGAAGGCGTCATCGTCGCCGAGGCCGACCACCTCGGCGGGTTCTCGCTGTTCGTCGACGGCGGCCGGCTGACCCACACCTACTCGATGATGGGCGTGTTCGTCTATCGCCAGCAGGCCGACGTCCCCCTGCCGACGGGCGAGGTGAGCGTGCGCATGGAGTTCGCCGCCGACGCGGCCAAGCCGGCGACCGGTGGGCAGGTCACCCTGTTCATGAACGACACCCCGGTGGGCGGCGGGAGGATGGAGCACACGGTGCCGATGAGGTTCTCCGCCTATGCCGGGATGGACATCGGCCGCGACAACGGCGGCGTGGTCGACCTGAGCTATGCGGACCGGCGTCCGTTCGCCTTCACCGGCACGATCAAGAAGGTCGCCTTCGACGTCAAGCCGCACCGCAGGGCCAGGGACGAGCAAGCCATCCACACGGTCGCGCACCACGCCCACGCAGCACATGGACTCTCATCATGA
- a CDS encoding 3-oxoacyl-ACP reductase has protein sequence MSDRYLDLVNSGVGRTLAARLGLPRPTPLRRYAVGQAALTGPALVVGAGDAPLLPGVRAVLRHAGIDVVGPDAGSTCALGAVVLDASAARAVGDLEAARAALVAGLKQLGPWGRVLLLGTPPAQLTAPAEAATQHALEGIVRSVAKELRDGATANLLLVAEGGETALAAPVRFFLSARSAYVDGQVLQVGPGAPEGAGDLDHPLDGKVAVVTGAGRGIGAAIAEVLARDGATVVCVDVPAAGESLAAVANRVGGTALQLDITTPDAGERIAAHVAQRHGQRLDVLVHNAGITRDKLLVNTDAERWASVLAVNLEAQLRINDVLLDATREGALADGGRVISVSSTSGIAGNRGQANYAASKAGVIGLVQALSAQVTGRGITVNAVAPGFIETEMTARMPIGTREVGRRINSLGQGGRPVDVAEAIAFLAHPDNTGVTGQVLRVCGQSMIGA, from the coding sequence ATGAGCGACCGGTACCTCGACCTCGTCAACAGCGGCGTCGGCCGCACTCTCGCGGCTCGGCTCGGTTTGCCCCGCCCCACTCCCCTGCGCCGGTATGCCGTGGGCCAGGCAGCGCTGACAGGTCCCGCCCTGGTCGTGGGGGCCGGCGACGCGCCGCTGCTGCCCGGCGTGCGAGCGGTCCTGCGGCACGCGGGGATCGACGTCGTTGGCCCCGACGCCGGGTCGACCTGCGCGCTGGGCGCGGTCGTCCTCGATGCCAGCGCGGCCCGCGCGGTCGGCGACCTCGAGGCGGCCCGCGCCGCCCTGGTGGCCGGCCTGAAACAGCTCGGGCCATGGGGCCGGGTGCTGCTGCTGGGGACCCCGCCTGCGCAGCTCACCGCGCCGGCCGAGGCTGCCACCCAGCACGCACTCGAGGGCATCGTCCGCAGCGTCGCCAAGGAGCTTCGCGACGGCGCCACCGCCAACCTCCTGCTCGTCGCCGAGGGCGGGGAGACGGCGCTGGCCGCACCCGTGCGCTTCTTCCTCTCCGCCCGCTCGGCCTACGTCGACGGACAGGTGCTGCAGGTCGGTCCTGGTGCCCCGGAGGGCGCGGGCGACCTCGACCATCCCCTGGACGGCAAGGTGGCCGTGGTGACCGGCGCCGGCCGGGGCATCGGCGCCGCCATCGCCGAGGTCCTGGCCCGGGACGGCGCCACCGTGGTCTGCGTCGACGTCCCGGCGGCGGGCGAATCCCTGGCGGCCGTGGCCAACCGGGTCGGGGGCACCGCACTGCAGCTGGACATCACCACCCCGGACGCCGGTGAGCGGATCGCCGCCCACGTCGCCCAGCGGCACGGGCAGCGGCTCGACGTCCTCGTGCACAACGCCGGCATCACCCGCGACAAGCTGCTGGTCAACACCGACGCCGAGCGCTGGGCCAGCGTGTTGGCGGTCAACCTCGAGGCCCAGCTGCGGATCAACGACGTGCTGCTCGACGCCACACGGGAGGGCGCCCTGGCCGACGGCGGCCGCGTCATCAGCGTGTCCTCGACCAGCGGGATCGCCGGCAACCGGGGTCAGGCCAACTACGCCGCGAGCAAGGCCGGCGTGATCGGGCTGGTCCAGGCCCTCTCGGCTCAGGTCACCGGGCGGGGCATCACCGTCAACGCCGTCGCGCCGGGCTTCATCGAGACCGAGATGACCGCCCGGATGCCCATCGGCACCCGCGAGGTGGGGCGGCGGATCAACAGCCTGGGCCAGGGCGGCAGGCCGGTCGACGTCGCGGAAGCGATCGCGTTCCTCGCGCACCCGGACAACACCGGGGTCACCGGCCAGGTGCTGCGCGTGTGCGGCCAGAGCATGATCGGGGCCTGA
- a CDS encoding TetR/AcrR family transcriptional regulator, whose amino-acid sequence MSPSTRADGRDTRWAEHRRARRAELVEATMKAIRRHGAGVGMDQIAAQAGTSKTVIYRHFTDRAGLYRAVVAAVDDLILRDLGSALATPGAGDDPRALVAAAVDSYLMLVERDPEVYRFVVTRPLLDTPVSDDPVAGMTSRIADQVTAVLAARLRREGRDDRAAGTWAHSLIGLVRAAADHWVAQPGREPREVLARQVTDLAWGGLAGALRPPDRPDVPEESR is encoded by the coding sequence ATGAGCCCCAGCACCCGCGCCGACGGGCGTGACACCCGATGGGCAGAGCACCGCCGGGCCCGGCGTGCCGAGCTGGTGGAGGCGACGATGAAGGCCATCCGCCGGCACGGGGCGGGGGTGGGCATGGACCAGATCGCCGCGCAGGCCGGCACGAGCAAGACCGTCATCTACCGGCACTTCACCGACCGCGCCGGGCTCTACCGTGCCGTGGTGGCCGCCGTGGACGACCTCATCCTGCGCGACCTCGGCTCGGCGCTGGCCACGCCCGGCGCCGGTGACGACCCCCGTGCGCTGGTAGCTGCCGCTGTCGACAGCTACCTCATGCTGGTCGAGCGCGACCCCGAGGTCTACCGCTTCGTGGTGACCCGCCCGCTGCTGGACACCCCGGTGTCCGACGACCCGGTGGCAGGGATGACCTCCCGGATCGCCGATCAGGTCACCGCCGTCCTGGCCGCGCGCCTGCGCCGGGAGGGGCGCGACGACCGCGCCGCCGGCACCTGGGCGCACAGCCTGATCGGCCTGGTCCGGGCCGCCGCCGACCACTGGGTCGCGCAGCCGGGCCGCGAGCCTCGTGAGGTGCTTGCCCGGCAGGTCACCGACCTGGCCTGGGGCGGCCTCGCCGGGGCCCTGCGGCCCCCTGACCGACCCGACGTCCCCGAGGAGAGCCGATGA
- a CDS encoding three-helix bundle dimerization domain-containing protein, whose protein sequence is MTQFHPPLTTQVRHGLHPELHEIAAQLHRDFDDLIGAEVVDRVLDEVAARFVDARVRTFLPLLVHRYARSDLRAVSKSGPGADPVRSRAGGPPPTD, encoded by the coding sequence ATGACCCAGTTCCACCCGCCCCTGACGACGCAGGTCCGCCACGGGCTGCACCCCGAGCTGCACGAGATCGCCGCCCAGCTGCATCGGGACTTCGACGACCTCATCGGGGCGGAGGTCGTCGACCGGGTCCTCGACGAGGTGGCGGCTCGTTTCGTGGATGCACGGGTGCGTACGTTCCTGCCCCTGCTGGTCCACCGCTACGCCAGGAGCGACCTGCGGGCGGTCTCCAAGAGCGGTCCCGGGGCCGATCCGGTGCGATCCCGGGCTGGTGGTCCTCCCCCGACGGACTGA
- a CDS encoding acetyl-CoA C-acetyltransferase encodes MVPQPPHPVYVVGANRIPFARANGPYAHASNQDMLTTVIDGLVARCGLAGEQVGEVAAGAVLKHSRDFNLTREAVLGSHLSPWTPAYDVQQACGTGLETAILVANKIALGQIECGIAGGADTASDAPIAVNEGLRRTLLEVNRARSLGDRVKALAGLRPGQVVPEIPRNAEPRTGLAMGEHQALTTVDWGITREAQDELAAASHHKLAAAYDRGFFDDLLTPYLGLTRDQNLRANTSVEKLAALQPVFGEGEGATMTAGNSTPLTDGASAVLLATQEWAEAHGLPLLARFVDATTAAVDYVHGDEGLLMAPAYAVPRLLARNGLSLQDFDFYEIHEAFASTVLCTLKAWEDEEFCHNRLGLDAPLGAIDRSRLNVNGSSLAAGHPFAATGGRIVATLAKLLSEKGSGRGLVSICAAGGQGVVAILEAAA; translated from the coding sequence TTGGTCCCGCAGCCTCCCCACCCGGTCTACGTGGTCGGCGCCAACCGCATCCCGTTCGCCCGCGCGAACGGGCCCTACGCCCACGCGTCGAACCAGGACATGCTCACCACCGTCATCGACGGCCTGGTCGCGCGCTGCGGCCTCGCCGGCGAGCAGGTCGGCGAGGTCGCCGCCGGCGCGGTGCTCAAGCACAGCCGTGACTTCAACCTGACCCGCGAGGCGGTCCTGGGGTCCCACCTGTCGCCGTGGACGCCCGCCTACGACGTGCAGCAGGCCTGCGGCACCGGCCTGGAGACCGCGATCCTCGTCGCCAACAAGATCGCTCTCGGCCAGATCGAGTGCGGCATCGCCGGGGGCGCCGACACCGCCAGCGACGCACCGATCGCGGTCAACGAGGGGCTGCGCCGGACGCTGCTGGAGGTCAACCGGGCCCGCAGCCTCGGCGACCGGGTCAAGGCCCTGGCCGGCCTGCGCCCCGGACAGGTCGTCCCCGAGATCCCGCGCAACGCCGAGCCCCGCACCGGCCTTGCCATGGGTGAGCACCAGGCCCTGACCACGGTCGACTGGGGCATCACCCGCGAGGCCCAGGACGAGCTCGCCGCGGCCAGCCACCACAAGCTCGCCGCCGCCTATGACCGCGGCTTCTTCGACGACCTGCTGACCCCCTACCTCGGCCTCACCCGGGACCAGAATCTGCGCGCCAACACGTCGGTGGAGAAGCTCGCCGCGCTGCAGCCGGTCTTCGGTGAGGGCGAGGGTGCCACCATGACGGCGGGCAACTCCACCCCGCTGACCGACGGCGCTTCCGCGGTGCTGCTCGCGACCCAGGAGTGGGCCGAGGCCCACGGTCTGCCCCTGCTGGCCCGGTTCGTCGACGCCACCACGGCCGCGGTCGACTACGTGCACGGCGACGAGGGCCTGCTCATGGCCCCCGCGTATGCCGTGCCCCGCCTCCTCGCGCGAAACGGCCTGAGCCTGCAGGACTTCGACTTCTACGAGATCCACGAGGCCTTCGCCTCGACCGTGCTGTGCACGCTGAAGGCCTGGGAGGACGAGGAGTTCTGCCACAACCGGCTCGGGCTCGACGCACCGCTGGGGGCGATCGACCGCAGCCGGCTCAACGTCAACGGCTCCTCGCTGGCCGCCGGTCATCCGTTCGCCGCGACGGGCGGCCGAATCGTGGCCACGTTGGCGAAACTGTTGTCCGAGAAGGGATCTGGCCGCGGCCTGGTGTCCATCTGCGCCGCCGGTGGCCAGGGCGTGGTGGCGATCCTGGAGGCCGCGGCATGA
- a CDS encoding acyl-CoA dehydrogenase, producing the protein MTDLTPLGATLRAALDGRWAQVRQEARERFAPEDLLTDPTLDQEAHRARVFEQMRLLAGTGHPRNGFPAEYGGRNDVGASVTAFEMLAHGDLSLLVKAGVHWGLFGGAIVNLGTREHHERYLEDVISFALPGCFAMTEVGHGSDVQHLHTTATYDPGTGEFVVDTPHEGAVKAYIGGAARDGRLAVVFAQLVTGGRSHGVHALLVPIRDEAGRACPGVAIGDCGAKAGLHGVDNGTLAFDHVRVPRTALLNRFGDVAEDGTYSSPIENESRRFFTMLGTLVRGRVSVAGAAGSATKTALAIAIRYAVQRRQFAAPGSDEEVLLLDYRTHQRKLLPALATSYALQFAQNELVASLHEVHTAAEPDEVAQRELESRVAGIKAVVTWHATSTIQACREACGGAGYLAENRLPALKADTDVFTTFEGDNTVLLQLVAKGLLTEYRDTFGDLDTLGMVRFAAGQIAGSVLERTATRPLLERIGGAGPRTREADLRDRALHLRLFEDREKHVLEGLARRLRRAGAPDADAFAVFNAAQDHVLRAARAHVDRVILEAFVAGIEACTDPAARETLSRVCDLYALSTIEQDKAWFLEHGRLTPARAKAVTAAVNALCAELRPDALALVEGFGIPAEWLGAPIAAQMADGARQREATVAQDA; encoded by the coding sequence ATGACCGACCTGACTCCGCTCGGTGCCACGCTGCGCGCCGCGCTCGACGGCCGCTGGGCCCAGGTCCGCCAGGAGGCGCGGGAGCGGTTCGCACCCGAGGACCTGCTGACCGACCCGACGCTCGACCAGGAGGCGCACCGGGCGAGGGTGTTCGAGCAGATGCGCCTCCTGGCCGGCACGGGGCACCCGCGCAACGGCTTCCCGGCGGAGTACGGCGGCAGGAACGACGTCGGCGCGTCGGTGACGGCGTTCGAGATGCTCGCGCACGGGGACCTGTCGCTGCTGGTCAAGGCCGGCGTGCACTGGGGGCTCTTCGGCGGCGCCATCGTCAACCTGGGCACCAGGGAGCATCACGAGCGCTACCTGGAGGACGTCATCTCCTTCGCGCTGCCCGGCTGCTTCGCGATGACCGAGGTCGGGCACGGCAGCGACGTGCAGCACCTGCACACCACCGCCACCTACGACCCCGGCACCGGTGAGTTCGTCGTGGACACCCCGCACGAGGGGGCGGTCAAGGCCTACATCGGAGGCGCGGCCCGGGACGGGCGCCTCGCGGTGGTCTTCGCCCAGCTCGTGACCGGAGGCCGCAGCCACGGGGTGCACGCGCTGCTCGTGCCCATCCGCGACGAGGCCGGCCGCGCCTGCCCCGGCGTCGCGATCGGCGACTGCGGTGCCAAGGCCGGCCTCCATGGCGTCGACAACGGCACACTGGCCTTCGACCACGTCCGCGTGCCGCGCACGGCGCTGCTCAACCGGTTCGGCGACGTCGCCGAGGACGGCACCTACTCCAGCCCGATCGAGAACGAGAGCCGCCGCTTCTTCACCATGCTCGGCACCCTGGTGCGCGGCCGGGTGAGCGTGGCCGGCGCCGCGGGCAGCGCCACCAAGACCGCGCTGGCCATCGCCATCCGGTATGCCGTGCAGCGGCGCCAGTTCGCCGCTCCCGGCAGCGACGAGGAGGTCCTCCTGCTCGACTACCGCACGCACCAGCGCAAGCTGCTGCCCGCGCTGGCCACCAGCTATGCGCTGCAGTTCGCCCAGAACGAGCTGGTCGCCTCCCTGCACGAGGTGCACACCGCCGCCGAGCCGGACGAGGTCGCCCAGCGCGAGCTGGAGTCCCGCGTCGCCGGGATCAAGGCGGTGGTCACGTGGCACGCCACCTCGACCATCCAGGCCTGCCGCGAGGCCTGCGGCGGGGCCGGCTACCTGGCGGAGAACCGGTTGCCGGCGCTGAAGGCGGACACCGACGTGTTCACCACTTTCGAGGGCGACAACACGGTGCTGCTTCAGCTGGTGGCCAAGGGGCTGCTCACCGAGTACCGCGACACCTTCGGCGACCTGGACACCCTGGGAATGGTCCGCTTCGCTGCGGGCCAGATTGCCGGCAGCGTCCTCGAGCGCACCGCCACCAGGCCCCTGCTCGAGCGGATCGGCGGCGCCGGCCCGCGCACCCGGGAGGCCGACCTGCGCGACCGGGCCCTGCACCTGCGGTTGTTCGAGGACCGGGAGAAGCACGTGCTTGAGGGCCTGGCGCGACGGCTGCGCCGGGCCGGGGCTCCCGACGCGGACGCGTTCGCGGTGTTCAACGCCGCCCAGGACCACGTGCTGCGGGCAGCCCGGGCGCACGTCGACCGGGTGATACTCGAAGCCTTTGTCGCCGGCATCGAGGCCTGCACCGACCCGGCGGCCCGCGAGACGCTGTCCCGGGTCTGTGACCTCTACGCCCTGTCCACCATCGAGCAGGACAAGGCGTGGTTCCTCGAGCACGGGCGGCTGACCCCCGCCCGGGCCAAGGCGGTGACCGCCGCCGTCAACGCCCTGTGCGCCGAGCTCCGGCCGGACGCCCTGGCCCTGGTCGAGGGCTTCGGCATCCCGGCCGAGTGGCTCGGCGCCCCCATCGCGGCGCAGATGGCGGACGGTGCCCGGCAGCGCGAGGCTACCGTCGCTCAGGACGCCTGA